A section of the Deltaproteobacteria bacterium genome encodes:
- a CDS encoding radical SAM protein has translation MSLHGAQNAVEPPFLISWNVTRRCPLKCRHCYLDSTDINGAKDIPTEAASKIIGTLKNFSPGAMLILTGGEPLLRPDINTLVKECAEAGFHTVIGTTGVGLTCEAAAALKNNGLKGAGLSIDSLDVKKNDAFRGLEGAYDAAIKAADIFKQTNIPFQFQFSVTRANMHEIEDFACFAIDKGAVALNYFFLVCTGRGEDFTDLSMAEYEAALERIAVIERKHSGKLMIRARCAPHFARISGKTDTTGCIAARGYMRISPEGHVTPCPYMQPEDTAAANIFDKPVEQIYSSALFKKLRSPAYTGKCGDCSLAPDCGGCRARALTKTGDIMADDEFCSYVPVNSPQRPIASQKPIWTTEAEERLKNIPSFIRRFVKKGIEKYAEKNSITTITPELITELKEKRAGGRFGI, from the coding sequence GTGAGCCTGCATGGAGCGCAAAATGCCGTTGAGCCGCCCTTTCTCATCTCCTGGAACGTAACACGAAGATGCCCTTTGAAATGCCGCCACTGCTACCTCGATTCAACGGACATAAACGGCGCAAAAGACATCCCCACCGAAGCCGCAAGTAAAATAATAGGAACACTTAAAAATTTCTCGCCCGGCGCGATGCTCATCCTTACCGGGGGCGAGCCGCTTCTAAGGCCCGACATAAATACTCTTGTAAAGGAATGCGCCGAAGCCGGATTCCACACCGTAATCGGCACAACAGGTGTGGGGCTTACCTGCGAGGCCGCGGCAGCGCTGAAAAATAACGGATTGAAAGGCGCTGGACTTAGCATAGACTCGCTTGATGTAAAGAAGAACGACGCATTCCGCGGCCTCGAAGGCGCATACGACGCGGCGATAAAGGCTGCGGATATTTTCAAACAAACCAACATTCCCTTCCAGTTCCAGTTCTCGGTAACGCGGGCAAACATGCATGAGATAGAGGACTTTGCCTGCTTTGCCATCGACAAAGGCGCGGTTGCGCTAAACTACTTCTTTCTCGTGTGCACTGGCAGGGGCGAGGACTTCACCGACTTAAGCATGGCAGAATACGAGGCCGCACTCGAAAGAATCGCAGTAATAGAGAGAAAACATTCGGGCAAGCTGATGATACGCGCAAGATGCGCCCCTCACTTTGCAAGAATCTCGGGCAAGACCGATACAACGGGCTGCATTGCCGCAAGAGGCTACATGCGCATATCCCCGGAAGGACACGTAACGCCCTGCCCTTACATGCAGCCGGAGGATACGGCCGCAGCGAACATCTTCGATAAACCGGTAGAACAAATCTATTCCTCCGCATTATTTAAAAAGCTAAGGAGCCCTGCATACACAGGCAAGTGCGGCGATTGCTCTCTTGCGCCGGACTGCGGCGGTTGCCGCGCAAGAGCCCTTACGAAGACAGGCGACATAATGGCAGACGACGAGTTCTGCTCTTACGTGCCGGTTAACTCACCGCAAAGGCCGATAGCATCGCAAAAACCAATATGGACAACGGAGGCGGAAGAGCGGCTAAAAAACATCCCGTCCTTCATAAGACGCTTTGTTAAAAAGGGCATCGAAAAGTACGCGGAAAAGAACTCGATAACGACAATCACGCCGGAGCTCATTACAGAGCTAAAGGAGAAAAGAGCAGGTGGAAGGTTTGGCATCTAA
- a CDS encoding c-type cytochrome, whose translation MFLRNIAAVFLFSLAALFPASSFGADAKAIYVKHCSVCHGAEGKGDGAGAKFMMPKPRDFTSGIYKYKTTPYDEPFASDADIILSIKRGLPGTSMPAWEDVLSDSEVSLIAEYLKKFGKIEPVKKTSLDYGEKVSPGNESIERGKELFKDRCVECHGKEGRGNTSKRLKDDWGSIVWPRSLADKDMFRRGATPEKIFERITAGIPGTPMPSFEDPENGKSVSAKDRWDIANYAAALADSSALEELSDGVIAAAYVQGALPETTNNTKWDESNGEIVPLFPQFFATKKLYYSPVSKVSVSTLYNDTDIAFLLEWTDPSRSVEGDEAASKIAGAIVASDAVAIEFPLSGATYFGMGQDASKVLMWKWQAGKDLNGYVYEYEASGVGTVKALKTETYNFWTSAEYKDGVWRVIIKRPRSNLLWLTPGVSTMLAVGAWDGSNFEAGSLHTASTWVRFDMGKTSGKGSERSPYAFILALFLVTLCVEVLWLKFSRKD comes from the coding sequence ATGTTTTTACGTAACATAGCGGCAGTGTTTTTATTTTCGCTAGCCGCGCTTTTTCCGGCGTCTTCCTTTGGCGCTGATGCAAAGGCGATTTACGTAAAGCACTGCAGCGTGTGCCACGGGGCAGAGGGCAAGGGCGACGGGGCAGGCGCGAAGTTCATGATGCCAAAGCCAAGGGACTTCACAAGCGGCATTTATAAATATAAAACAACCCCGTACGACGAGCCCTTTGCCTCGGATGCGGATATTATTTTAAGCATAAAGCGCGGGCTTCCTGGCACTTCAATGCCAGCGTGGGAAGATGTGCTAAGTGACAGCGAAGTATCGTTAATTGCTGAGTACCTTAAAAAATTCGGAAAAATAGAACCTGTAAAAAAAACCTCCCTTGATTACGGCGAAAAGGTTTCGCCTGGAAATGAAAGCATAGAAAGAGGAAAAGAGCTTTTCAAAGACCGCTGCGTTGAGTGTCACGGAAAAGAAGGCAGAGGGAATACGAGTAAAAGGCTTAAGGACGACTGGGGCTCGATTGTCTGGCCGCGAAGCCTTGCTGACAAGGATATGTTTCGTAGAGGCGCTACGCCGGAAAAAATATTCGAGCGTATAACAGCCGGAATTCCCGGCACTCCCATGCCATCATTCGAAGACCCGGAGAACGGAAAAAGCGTTAGTGCAAAAGACAGGTGGGATATTGCGAATTACGCGGCCGCGCTTGCTGACAGCAGCGCTTTGGAGGAACTCTCTGACGGCGTTATCGCTGCCGCTTATGTCCAAGGGGCCTTGCCCGAGACGACCAATAATACGAAGTGGGATGAATCGAACGGCGAGATAGTCCCGCTCTTTCCGCAGTTCTTTGCAACAAAGAAGCTCTACTACTCGCCGGTAAGTAAGGTCTCTGTCAGCACCCTATATAATGACACTGACATTGCCTTTCTCCTCGAATGGACCGATCCGAGCCGGAGTGTAGAAGGCGACGAGGCTGCTTCGAAGATAGCCGGGGCTATTGTTGCAAGCGATGCCGTGGCGATAGAGTTTCCTTTATCCGGCGCTACGTACTTTGGCATGGGGCAGGACGCATCAAAGGTCTTGATGTGGAAGTGGCAGGCAGGTAAGGACTTAAATGGATATGTCTACGAGTATGAGGCCTCGGGCGTGGGCACTGTGAAAGCATTAAAGACCGAGACTTATAATTTCTGGACGAGCGCTGAGTACAAAGACGGAGTGTGGCGGGTAATCATAAAACGTCCGCGTTCAAATTTGCTGTGGCTTACCCCCGGCGTCTCGACCATGCTTGCCGTTGGCGCGTGGGATGGCTCGAACTTCGAGGCAGGCTCTCTTCACACGGCATCCACGTGGGTAAGGTTCGATATGGGCAAGACATCGGGTAAGGGCAGCGAAAGAAGCCCGTATGCGTTTATACTTGCTCTCTTTCTCGTGACGCTTTGTGTCGAGGTCTTGTGGCTGAAATTCTCGAGGAAGGATTAA